The sequence TCGGTGTGCAGGTGGCGCATCCGGATGCCCTGGTGATCGACATTGCCGGCGAGGCATCCGTGCAGATGACGATGCAGGAAATCTCGACGGCGGTGCAATATCGGCTGCCGATCAAGATCTTCATCCTGAACAATGAGCGCATGGGCATGGTCCGCCAGTGGCAGGACCTGCTGCATGGCTCGCGCTACGCGCATTCCTATTCGGAATCGCTACCCGATTTCGTCAAGCTGGCAGAGGCTTACGGCGGAAAGGGCATCCGTTGCGAAAACCCGACCGAGCTCGACGCTGCGATCCAGGAGATGCTCGACTACGATGGTCCGGTGCTGTTCGACGTCATCGTCGAGAAGGACGAGAACTGCCTGCCCATGATCCCATCGGGCAAGCCGCACAACGAGATCATCCTGCCCGATACGGCCAATATCGGCGACATCATCGACGAAAAGGGACGGCAGCTCGTCTAGGGCGCTGCAGAGGAGAAAGCAAATGAACGCACATCTGCAGCCTACGGGCTCTGCCTATTTCCTCACCAAGGAAACCCAGGAGATCGAGCGCCACACGCTGTCGGTGCTGGTCGATAACGAGCCGGGTATTCTGGCGCGCGTCGTTGGCCTCTTTTCGGCGCGCGGCTACAATATCGAGAGCCTGACTGTCAGCGAGACCGAACATGGGCGCCGACTTAGTCGCATCACGGTTGTCGTTACCGCCACGCCCAAGGTTCTGACCCAGATCAAGCTCCAGCTCGAACGCCTGGTGCCAGTGCACAAGGTGCATGATCTGACAGCTGAGGGCGCGTCGCTAGAGCGCGAGCTGGCGCTGATCAAGGTAGCCGGCTCGGGGGATCACCGGGCGGAGACGTTGCGCCTGGCCGACGCGTTCCGCGCCCAGATCGTCGACGCAACGGTTGAGAGCTTTGTCTTCGAAGTGACCGGCAAGCCTGCAAAAATAGACAGCTTCATCGCCTTGATGCAGCCATTGGGGCTGGTAGAAGTCGTGCGGACAGGGCTCGCGGCAATTTCGCGCGGCCCGCAGGGCATGTAGGCTTCCCACATATGCGCGGACTTTCCGGCAATACGGTCGGGATCGTCATGATGACGATCTCGACCGCATGTTTTGCGATCAACGATGCTCTCCTCAAGCTGGCTATGGCGGAGATTCCATCGTTCGAGGCCCTGTTGATCCGCGCCGTTGCCGTTGTCCTGCTTGGTGTGCCGCTGCTGGGCATCATGGGCCAGCTCCGCTTCCTGCCCCGCGCCTTTGAATGGCGGGTGCAATTGCGCAACCTGTTCGAAGTTATCGCCGCGCTCGGCTTCGTCATCGGTCTCGCCCAAGCACCCATCGCCGACCTCACCGCGCTCGGCCAGACCTCGCCCTTGCTGCTGCTCGCCGGAGCGACGCTGTTCCTTGGCGAAAGGCTGACCCGGCTGCAGATCGGCTTGGTGCTGCTGGCCTTTGTCGGCGCGCTGCTGGTGGCGCAGCCGGGCGGCGGCGGATTCTCACCCTTTACGCTGTTCGGCCTGTGGAGTGCGGGGGCCGTGGCCATCCGCGACCTGATCGGCCGGCGTATCAATGCGGAAATCCCCGGCATCGTCATTGTTGTCGGTGTCGGCATAGTCGGCGTCGTCGGCGCCGGCATTGCCACGCTGCTATTCGAAACCTGGGTGTGGCCCGGCGTTGTGACCTTGCTCTTCGTGACGGGGTCAAGTGCGCTGCTGCTGGTCGGCCAATGGTTACTGCTGCACGCCTATCGCGTCGCCAGCGTCGGTAGTGTGGCGCCGTTCCTCTACATGTCGACCATCTGGGCTCTGGTTACCGGCCTGTTGATCTTCGGCACCGCCCCCAACCCGCTGGCTCTAGGCGGCATTGCCCTGATCGTCGTCAGTGGCGTTGCCGTGGTGGCGCTGGAGCGCTGGCCACGCAAGACCGTGGTTTCGCCCTGAGCCGCCGACACGGTCAGCGATGGCCCGTGAATGTACCCTTCACCGTGGTCTTGCCCAGTTCCAAACCGGCGTCGTCCAGCGCGCGAATGGTCCACTGGTAGGTGTGCGTGGCATGCAGGGGCGGGCAGGGGCCGATATATTTAAAGGTATCGGCAGCAATGATCGGTTCGCCGGCATAGTCCAGTTTGCGACCGCCGTGCTCGAAGTTGGCTGTCAGATCGAGCAGGAAGAAGTCAAGCGCGGCAGTGCCCCCAGGAACGTTCGTAAGGCGGAACTCCGGGCTCGGGGTAATACGCTGGGCACCGCCGGCGCAGGGGCGAACCCCGGTGAAGCTGAAATCGGCTTCAAAGGCCATGGTGGGTGTGGCGACTGCAGCCAGTAGAAGTGTCAGGCACACAACTCTCATTTTTCGTCCCTGCCTCGGCTGGTACTGATCCTGGGAAATGCTATCGCGGCGATGGGTCGGGGAACAAGATTGGCATAACAGGGGTGA comes from Devosia oryziradicis and encodes:
- the ilvN gene encoding acetolactate synthase small subunit, with the translated sequence MNAHLQPTGSAYFLTKETQEIERHTLSVLVDNEPGILARVVGLFSARGYNIESLTVSETEHGRRLSRITVVVTATPKVLTQIKLQLERLVPVHKVHDLTAEGASLERELALIKVAGSGDHRAETLRLADAFRAQIVDATVESFVFEVTGKPAKIDSFIALMQPLGLVEVVRTGLAAISRGPQGM
- a CDS encoding DMT family transporter, yielding MRGLSGNTVGIVMMTISTACFAINDALLKLAMAEIPSFEALLIRAVAVVLLGVPLLGIMGQLRFLPRAFEWRVQLRNLFEVIAALGFVIGLAQAPIADLTALGQTSPLLLLAGATLFLGERLTRLQIGLVLLAFVGALLVAQPGGGGFSPFTLFGLWSAGAVAIRDLIGRRINAEIPGIVIVVGVGIVGVVGAGIATLLFETWVWPGVVTLLFVTGSSALLLVGQWLLLHAYRVASVGSVAPFLYMSTIWALVTGLLIFGTAPNPLALGGIALIVVSGVAVVALERWPRKTVVSP
- a CDS encoding YbhB/YbcL family Raf kinase inhibitor-like protein, whose translation is MAFEADFSFTGVRPCAGGAQRITPSPEFRLTNVPGGTAALDFFLLDLTANFEHGGRKLDYAGEPIIAADTFKYIGPCPPLHATHTYQWTIRALDDAGLELGKTTVKGTFTGHR